The following nucleotide sequence is from Bacillota bacterium.
GAACCAGCAGCCGCCGTGCCCGTCAGCATTCCGGCCAGCCTGCGGGCCTTTGAACGTTCCGTGCTGGCCCCCAATGGCAAGGCCGGGGCCTACCCGGTCGTTACCGCCCCGGCCGGAGCCGAACGCGCCTGAGGGGCGGCCGAAGAGACAGGGGACCAACGGGCACCGTGGCATTCCGGCGCCCCAGGCGCTAGACTTTATCGACCATTTCGGGAGGAGTAGGTCAGCGGACATGGCCGTGACGGTTCGTATTCCACAGCTTCTGCGCAATCTCACCAACGGGGACCGGGAGGTCCAGCTCGAGGCGGCCACCCTGCGGGAGGCGATTGAAGCGCTGGACCGGCGCTACCCCGGAATCCGCCAGCGGCTTCTTACCGGTGAGGGTGAGCTGCTTCGCTACGTCAACCTCTTCGTAAACGACCAGGACGTCCGCCTGCTTTCCGGCCTCGAGACGCCGCTTCCCGAAGGCGCCGAGATCGCCATCGTACCCGCCATGGCCGGGGGGTGTTGACTTCCGGTCGCTTGCGGCCGCCGCGCCGCCAGGGCCGCTGGCCCTGCCGCGGGGCCGCTCTCCCCATCTGCGAAGTGTTGAGGGTTGCGTGAACCTCGGCGATGTGCCGGGAGGAGGGGGTTGACGTGTATCTCGTTGGAGGTACTTTTGTCGATATGCGGCGGGTCCCGCCAGACCGGCAGGCCAAAGCGGTCGCGGCGTACGCCCTGCTGGCGGTGCTCCTGCTCGGGCTTTCCCTTGCGGGCGTGGCGCCTGTTTCGGTCCTTGCGGCGCCGGACCTTGCCCTTCCGGGCCCCTTGGTCGACACCGCCTGGGTCGCCGAGCATCTTGGCGACCCTTCCTTGCGCATCATCGACGTTCGCACCGACGCCGCCGCCTTCGAAAAAGGGCGCGTTCCTGGATCCGTGTACGTCAACCCGGCGCGAGACCTCGTGGATGCGAGCAACCCGGTGAAGGGTATGGCCGCGACGCGGGATCAGTTCCAGGCGCTGATGAGGCGGCTGGGGGTTCGCCGAAGCGACGCCGTGGTGCTCTACGACGACCAGCGCAGCCTGTGGGCCGCCCGCGCCTACTGGGTCTTCAGGCTGTACGGCCATCCGAGGGTAGCCATCGTGGACGGCGGGATCACGAAGTGGGTGAAGGAGCGCCGGCCCGTTCAAGCCGGGGCGTTGCCCACGCAGGCGGTCTCCGGTTCCCCGCAGGCCGATGCCTATGAGGCCGCCCCCGCCGACCCCGCCCTGGTGGCTACCTGGGAGGATGTGCGCAAGGCCATGGGGGAGGGCGCCGTCTGCGATGTCCGGTCGCCGAAGGAGTACGCCGGCCTCGACGTACGGGCGGCCCGGGGCGGCCACGTTCCGGGAGCGGTCAACGTCGAGTGGATCCTGGCGACCAATCCGGATGGCACGTTCAAATCGACGGAGCAGCTTCGGGCGCTCTACACCCGGGCCGGCTTCACGCCGGATTCCGGCCGGGAGATCATCGTCTACTGCCAGACCGGCGTTCGGGCGGCCCACACCTGGTTCGTCTTGAAGGAACTGCTGGGCTACCCTGCGGTCCGGGTTTACGACGGCTCGTGGGCGGAGTGGGGCAACCGTGCCGACCTGCCCGTGGAACGGTGAGGAGGTGGCACACCCGTGACAACGGCCGTCCAGCCGGCGCGCCGGGTCCTGCCCGCCTCTGCCATTGC
It contains:
- a CDS encoding MoaD family protein, translated to MAVTVRIPQLLRNLTNGDREVQLEAATLREAIEALDRRYPGIRQRLLTGEGELLRYVNLFVNDQDVRLLSGLETPLPEGAEIAIVPAMAGGC
- a CDS encoding sulfurtransferase, producing the protein MYLVGGTFVDMRRVPPDRQAKAVAAYALLAVLLLGLSLAGVAPVSVLAAPDLALPGPLVDTAWVAEHLGDPSLRIIDVRTDAAAFEKGRVPGSVYVNPARDLVDASNPVKGMAATRDQFQALMRRLGVRRSDAVVLYDDQRSLWAARAYWVFRLYGHPRVAIVDGGITKWVKERRPVQAGALPTQAVSGSPQADAYEAAPADPALVATWEDVRKAMGEGAVCDVRSPKEYAGLDVRAARGGHVPGAVNVEWILATNPDGTFKSTEQLRALYTRAGFTPDSGREIIVYCQTGVRAAHTWFVLKELLGYPAVRVYDGSWAEWGNRADLPVER